In Persicimonas caeni, a single window of DNA contains:
- a CDS encoding transposase has product MGQPLRQQEKDAIYEIVNRTLHQFHGLKPGEEVNKIILGLLAKYAWIYGVEIFAFCFMSNHFHIVARCRSLQLHLFMRDFQSQLARKLNKLHNRTGTFWERRYTATKILDDDALIDRLRYTVCNPCESDLVSHPKRWPGLCSWDIHHSGEPMWGEVVDRETYWREKRKKKNEDKSEAELIEMATVRYPLEMAKLPQWKDLDDEAYHAKIVEECHKHAGQLAEKRCKPCLGPKKVLAQKWSSRPANPKKAPRPLCHGGDPEQREEYRKQRWDVADSYKEAVGKWREGKTPVNRIEFPEGTIPPGHQFCYGCKGQFNMTVPPRPA; this is encoded by the coding sequence ATGGGACAACCGCTCAGGCAGCAAGAAAAGGACGCGATCTACGAAATCGTCAATCGCACGCTCCACCAGTTCCACGGGCTCAAGCCGGGCGAGGAGGTCAACAAGATCATCCTTGGGCTTCTGGCCAAGTACGCCTGGATTTACGGCGTGGAGATCTTTGCGTTTTGCTTTATGTCGAACCACTTCCACATCGTGGCGCGCTGCCGTTCGCTGCAGCTCCACCTGTTCATGCGTGACTTCCAGAGCCAGCTGGCGCGCAAGCTCAACAAGCTTCACAACCGCACGGGCACTTTCTGGGAGCGCCGCTACACGGCCACCAAGATCTTGGACGACGACGCGCTGATCGACCGGCTGCGCTACACGGTGTGCAACCCGTGCGAGTCGGACCTGGTGAGTCATCCGAAGCGGTGGCCCGGGCTTTGCTCCTGGGACATCCACCACAGCGGCGAGCCCATGTGGGGAGAGGTGGTCGACAGGGAGACGTACTGGCGCGAGAAGCGAAAGAAGAAGAATGAAGACAAGAGCGAGGCCGAGCTCATCGAGATGGCCACGGTGCGCTACCCGCTCGAGATGGCCAAGCTCCCGCAGTGGAAGGACCTCGACGACGAGGCCTACCACGCAAAGATTGTCGAGGAGTGCCACAAGCACGCCGGGCAGCTGGCCGAAAAGCGCTGCAAGCCGTGCCTGGGCCCAAAGAAGGTGCTCGCCCAGAAGTGGTCGAGCCGTCCTGCAAATCCGAAAAAGGCGCCGCGTCCGCTGTGTCACGGAGGCGACCCCGAGCAGCGCGAGGAGTATCGCAAGCAGCGCTGGGACGTGGCCGACAGCTACAAAGAGGCGGTCGGAAAGTGGCGCGAGGGAAAGACGCCGGTCAACCGGATCGAGTTTCCCGAGGGGACGATCCCGCCAGGCCACCAGTTCTGCTACGGGTGCAAGGGTCAGTTCAACATGACCGTGCCGCCACGGCCCGCCTGA
- a CDS encoding phytoene desaturase has protein sequence MEQKPVIIIGSGFGGLSAAVRMRAMGYPVTLLEARGEPGGRAAVFKRDGYTFDAGPTVITAPYLFDELFELVGRRREDYFDLVDVDPMYRITFTDGSVFDYTNDQERLLAQIGEFNPPDVDGYKRMLEHAKEIFAVGYEQLADEPFDKLTDMLTIIPKMIQLQNYRSVYGLVSKYIKDKRLRQVFTFQPLLVGGNPFNVTSIYMLIHALERKWGVHFAKGGTTAIVHAMVQLLEDIGVDVRFNTPVVDIEVENGQAVAVHTEAGERLPCRFVVSNADPSFVYKNLIDSKHRRKNTDRKVDRVKQSMGLFVAYFGTDKKYEDIEHHTIVLGPRYKELLDDIFNKKVLADDFSLYLHRPTATDPSLAPEGHDCFYVLSPVPNNNSGLDWEELKEEYLERILEHLEERHMPGLREHLTVKFAVTPDYFEHELRSEAGAGFGPEPRLTQSAWFRYHNRSEDVDGLYFVGAGVHPGAGVPGVITSAKVLEKVVPVPSAGVRVDVPKANERASA, from the coding sequence ATGGAACAAAAACCCGTCATCATCATCGGCTCCGGCTTTGGGGGCTTGTCAGCAGCCGTTCGCATGCGTGCGATGGGCTATCCGGTCACGTTGCTCGAGGCCCGCGGCGAGCCCGGTGGGCGCGCAGCGGTCTTCAAGCGCGACGGCTACACCTTCGACGCCGGCCCGACCGTCATCACGGCGCCGTACCTGTTCGACGAGCTGTTCGAGTTGGTGGGGCGTCGGCGTGAGGACTACTTCGATCTGGTCGACGTCGATCCCATGTACCGGATCACGTTCACCGACGGCAGCGTCTTCGATTACACTAACGACCAGGAGCGGCTGCTCGCCCAGATCGGCGAGTTCAACCCGCCCGACGTCGACGGCTACAAGCGCATGCTCGAGCATGCCAAAGAGATCTTTGCGGTGGGCTACGAGCAGCTCGCCGACGAGCCGTTCGACAAGCTGACCGACATGCTCACGATCATTCCCAAGATGATCCAGCTGCAGAATTACCGGTCGGTCTACGGGCTGGTCTCCAAGTACATCAAAGACAAGCGGCTGCGGCAGGTCTTCACCTTCCAGCCCCTGCTGGTGGGTGGTAACCCGTTCAACGTCACCTCGATCTACATGCTGATCCATGCGCTCGAGCGCAAGTGGGGCGTGCATTTTGCCAAGGGCGGCACCACCGCGATCGTCCACGCCATGGTCCAACTTCTGGAGGACATCGGCGTCGACGTGCGCTTCAACACGCCGGTGGTCGACATCGAGGTCGAAAACGGCCAGGCCGTCGCAGTGCACACCGAGGCCGGAGAGCGCCTGCCGTGCCGGTTTGTGGTGAGCAATGCCGACCCGTCCTTCGTCTACAAGAACCTCATCGACTCGAAGCATCGGCGCAAGAACACCGACCGCAAGGTCGACCGCGTCAAGCAGTCGATGGGCCTGTTTGTGGCCTATTTCGGCACCGACAAGAAGTACGAGGACATCGAGCACCACACCATCGTGCTCGGCCCGCGCTACAAAGAGTTGTTGGACGATATCTTCAACAAAAAGGTGCTCGCCGACGACTTCTCGCTGTACCTGCACCGGCCCACGGCCACTGACCCGAGCCTCGCCCCCGAGGGCCACGACTGCTTCTACGTGCTCTCGCCGGTGCCCAACAACAACAGCGGCCTGGATTGGGAGGAGCTCAAAGAGGAGTACCTCGAGCGTATCCTCGAACACCTCGAAGAGCGGCATATGCCGGGGCTTCGCGAGCACCTGACGGTCAAGTTTGCGGTCACGCCGGACTACTTCGAGCACGAGCTTCGCTCGGAGGCCGGCGCCGGGTTCGGACCCGAGCCACGATTGACGCAGTCAGCTTGGTTCCGCTATCACAATCGCTCCGAAGACGTAGACGGGTTGTACTTTGTGGGAGCGGGCGTGCATCCGGGCGCAGGTGTGCCGGGCGTGATCACCTCGGCCAAAGTGCTCGAGAAGGTCGTGCCGGTGCCGTCGGCCGGTGTGCGAGTCGATGTTCCGAAGGCCAATGAGAGAGCGAGTGCATGA
- a CDS encoding fatty acid desaturase — translation MTKRTFKGVAIALTIIGAWAACLAALLTVDVIAISPWLVVPAIAVQTFLYTGLFITAHDAMHGTVAPDNRKLNDLIGTVVVRLYALFSYKKLTEKHWEHHDHPASGQDPDYHNGEHRGFFAWYFNFLKNYVGVFQIIGMAVVFNVLHHLLGVGLLQLNLFWVVPALLSTVQLFYFGTYLPHKEPPEGYADRHRARSNAYSTWVSFLTCYHFGYHWEHHEKPGVPWWRLPQVRKKFEKSV, via the coding sequence ATGACCAAACGAACCTTTAAAGGAGTCGCGATCGCGCTGACCATCATCGGCGCGTGGGCGGCGTGTCTGGCGGCTCTTCTGACCGTCGATGTCATCGCGATCTCGCCGTGGCTGGTCGTGCCGGCCATCGCCGTGCAGACCTTTCTGTACACCGGGTTGTTCATCACCGCCCACGATGCCATGCACGGCACCGTCGCGCCCGACAACCGCAAGCTCAACGACCTGATCGGCACAGTCGTGGTGCGCCTTTACGCGCTCTTCTCGTACAAAAAGCTGACCGAAAAACACTGGGAGCACCACGATCATCCCGCCTCCGGCCAAGACCCCGACTACCACAATGGTGAGCATCGCGGCTTTTTCGCGTGGTATTTCAACTTCTTGAAGAATTACGTCGGGGTCTTCCAGATCATCGGCATGGCGGTGGTTTTTAACGTCTTGCATCACCTTTTGGGGGTCGGCCTTTTACAGCTGAACCTTTTTTGGGTAGTGCCTGCGCTGTTGAGCACGGTCCAGCTCTTCTATTTCGGCACGTACCTGCCGCATAAAGAGCCGCCGGAGGGCTACGCCGATCGCCACCGGGCCAGGAGCAACGCCTACTCGACGTGGGTGTCGTTTTTGACGTGCTATCACTTCGGCTATCACTGGGAACATCACGAAAAACCGGGGGTTCCCTGGTGGCGATTGCCGCAGGTTCGAAAGAAGTTCGAGAAGTCGGTGTAA
- a CDS encoding glycosyltransferase, with the protein MIETLLSWETLIWAAGAGLPLFALLMTLFNLVTWPRGRRGSRFTGRLSVLIPARNEEETIEQCVRAALEGTHPVDEVLVYDDQSTDETPAILARLCEEYDQLRVVEAKKLPPDWVGKPHACHRLAEAATGDVLVFVDADTFLQDDGLARIASLFERVDAELVTAVPRQQTASFAERLVLPLLHLTYTSWFPLMLVYRTQDPRFLAANGQLLAVNRATYDDIGGFEAVRCDVVDDMAFCRLAKEAGHRVVFADGFEMASCRMYESAREVWEGFSKNLYEGIGGHPVALLGVCVVYFTAFVLPYVMLATALLGGFAWMFWPAAVGVGANVALRAALAWRFRQPVEGIVLHPVGALALLSIAFNSFRWHASDSIMWSGRTYARKSRRSET; encoded by the coding sequence ATGATCGAGACGCTCCTCAGCTGGGAAACGCTCATCTGGGCCGCCGGCGCGGGCTTGCCGCTCTTCGCGCTCCTGATGACGCTCTTCAACCTCGTCACCTGGCCGCGAGGCCGGCGGGGCAGCCGTTTTACCGGGCGCTTATCGGTGCTCATCCCCGCGCGTAACGAAGAAGAGACCATCGAGCAGTGCGTGCGCGCGGCGCTCGAGGGAACCCACCCGGTCGACGAGGTCCTCGTCTACGACGACCAGTCGACCGACGAGACGCCGGCAATTTTGGCCCGGCTATGCGAGGAGTACGACCAGCTTCGCGTCGTCGAGGCAAAGAAGCTTCCGCCCGACTGGGTCGGCAAACCCCACGCCTGTCACCGGCTGGCCGAAGCTGCCACCGGCGACGTGCTCGTCTTTGTCGACGCCGACACCTTCTTGCAAGACGACGGCTTGGCCCGCATCGCCTCGCTCTTCGAGCGCGTCGACGCCGAGCTGGTCACCGCCGTGCCACGCCAGCAGACAGCGAGCTTCGCCGAGCGCCTCGTGCTGCCGCTGTTGCACCTGACCTACACCAGCTGGTTCCCGCTCATGCTGGTCTACCGCACCCAAGATCCACGCTTTCTGGCCGCCAACGGCCAACTCTTGGCCGTCAACCGCGCCACCTATGACGATATCGGCGGCTTCGAGGCCGTGCGCTGCGACGTGGTCGACGACATGGCCTTCTGCCGGCTCGCCAAGGAGGCCGGCCACCGCGTCGTCTTCGCCGACGGCTTCGAAATGGCCAGCTGCCGGATGTACGAGTCGGCCCGTGAAGTGTGGGAAGGATTCTCGAAGAACCTGTACGAGGGCATCGGCGGCCACCCCGTCGCCCTTCTGGGCGTGTGCGTGGTCTACTTCACCGCCTTCGTGCTCCCCTATGTGATGCTGGCGACAGCTTTGCTGGGCGGGTTCGCCTGGATGTTCTGGCCGGCTGCAGTAGGGGTAGGCGCCAACGTCGCGCTTCGCGCCGCCCTGGCCTGGCGCTTTCGCCAGCCCGTCGAGGGCATCGTGCTGCACCCGGTGGGCGCGCTGGCGTTGCTGAGTATCGCCTTCAACTCATTTCGCTGGCACGCCAGCGACTCGATCATGTGGAGTGGACGTACGTACGCGCGCAAGTCGCGCAGGAGTGAAACGTGA
- a CDS encoding phytoene desaturase family protein, which yields MTQFAIIGAGMGGLSSAISLAARGHEVTVYEAGPRSGGKVGIATHDGVEFDTGPSLLTLPDLIDEVLALAGTSLEAELELLRHDVAFRYLWPDGTALDVHFAPEDTRESVRKTLGDKAARQFDDFLGYARRIWEAAAPNFVLGPAPSFGSVVKLGLGSLGKMMAIDPMNTMARGIESRVKDPKLRDLLFRYATYNGSNPFEAPATLNCIAWVELGLGGWGIRGGMYELARAMERVARRVGVEFALDSYVTSIAVEGGRVSGVEWGSPRGTQGTQETGSEEETDPVNAVPSVANPAFARADAIVVNADVAHLIDDLLPEATKHDLEPPETPSMSGWTAVLKAKRRSAAERQPHTVLFPDHYDDEFTDIFDHDRPPREPTVYLCAQEKAHAREGWENHEPIFVMANAPAEPEHGPRSEQVWANLRETVLSRLHRMNLIDADDVIVWERTPSDLASQFRGTRGSIYGAASNSKLAAFRRAPNRIDDVPGLYLASGSVHPGGGVPLCVQSGKTAAQAAHDDVTNG from the coding sequence GTGACGCAATTCGCCATCATCGGAGCCGGCATGGGCGGCTTGTCGTCCGCCATCAGCCTGGCCGCACGCGGCCACGAGGTCACTGTCTACGAGGCCGGGCCGCGCAGCGGCGGCAAAGTCGGCATCGCCACCCACGACGGCGTCGAGTTCGACACCGGCCCGAGCCTGCTGACCCTGCCCGACCTCATCGACGAGGTCCTCGCGCTGGCCGGCACGAGCCTCGAAGCCGAACTCGAGCTTCTTCGCCACGACGTGGCGTTTCGGTACCTGTGGCCCGACGGTACCGCCCTCGACGTGCATTTTGCGCCCGAGGACACCCGTGAGAGCGTGCGCAAGACGCTCGGCGACAAGGCCGCGCGCCAGTTCGACGACTTTTTGGGCTACGCCCGGCGCATCTGGGAGGCGGCCGCGCCGAACTTCGTGCTCGGCCCGGCGCCCTCGTTCGGCTCGGTGGTCAAGCTGGGTCTGGGCTCACTCGGCAAGATGATGGCCATCGATCCCATGAACACGATGGCCCGCGGTATCGAAAGCCGGGTCAAAGACCCGAAGCTGCGCGACCTTCTCTTCCGCTACGCCACCTACAACGGCTCGAACCCCTTCGAGGCGCCCGCCACGCTCAACTGCATTGCCTGGGTCGAACTGGGCCTGGGCGGCTGGGGCATCCGCGGCGGCATGTACGAACTCGCCCGCGCCATGGAGCGCGTGGCGCGACGCGTCGGCGTCGAGTTCGCGCTCGATTCCTACGTCACAAGCATCGCCGTCGAGGGAGGGCGAGTGAGCGGAGTGGAATGGGGCTCACCACGGGGGACACAGGGGACTCAGGAGACAGGGAGCGAAGAGGAGACCGACCCCGTGAACGCCGTGCCCTCGGTGGCGAACCCAGCCTTTGCTCGGGCTGATGCGATCGTGGTCAACGCCGACGTCGCCCACCTCATCGACGACTTGCTCCCCGAGGCGACGAAGCACGACCTGGAGCCGCCGGAGACTCCGTCGATGTCGGGATGGACGGCCGTTCTCAAGGCCAAGCGTCGCTCCGCCGCCGAGCGCCAACCGCACACGGTGCTCTTTCCCGACCACTACGACGACGAATTTACCGATATCTTCGACCACGACCGGCCCCCCCGCGAGCCGACCGTGTACCTGTGCGCTCAAGAGAAGGCGCACGCCCGCGAGGGATGGGAGAATCACGAACCCATCTTCGTCATGGCCAACGCCCCCGCCGAGCCCGAGCACGGCCCGCGCTCCGAGCAGGTATGGGCAAACCTGCGCGAAACGGTCCTCTCGAGGCTCCACCGAATGAATCTCATCGACGCAGACGACGTCATAGTCTGGGAGCGCACGCCGTCAGACCTCGCCTCGCAATTTCGAGGCACCCGTGGCAGCATCTACGGCGCAGCGTCCAACTCAAAACTTGCCGCTTTCCGGCGTGCGCCTAATCGTATCGATGACGTCCCGGGCCTGTACCTGGCCTCGGGCAGCGTCCACCCCGGCGGCGGCGTTCCCCTGTGCGTGCAGTCGGGCAAGACGGCCGCCCAGGCGGCGCATGACGATGTAACGAATGGATGA
- the clpX gene encoding ATP-dependent Clp protease ATP-binding subunit ClpX yields MKPTDSNSKVRCSFCGKEARDVRKLIAGPKVHICDECVSLCREIIEEDKEREPKQQKGLDEMRPKEIKAFLDEHMVGQHRAKRVISVAVYNHYKRIMADDLALEMPDMFDEEDDEVELTKGNILMIGPTGSGKTMMAQSLAKKLDVPFTIADATSLTEAGYVGEDVENVIKNLWLAADRDVERASRGIVCIDEIDKIAKGGSSPSATRDVGGEGVQQALLKMVESSEVMITPEGSRNRPQQEFIQVDTSNILFICCGSFDGLTEIISRRMGEQQMGFGSELKKKDENTSEILKFARPHDLVKFGLIPEFVGRFPVIVTFDELSEDMLVDILWQPKNSLVKQYQKLFEMEGVKLRFQDEAMVAIVREAIKRKTGARGLRSILEEVMLDVMYELPSLRNVRECVITEEVLTKKEKPMLVYEKKSA; encoded by the coding sequence ATGAAACCGACTGATTCCAATAGCAAGGTCCGTTGCTCGTTTTGTGGCAAGGAAGCGCGCGATGTGCGCAAGCTCATCGCCGGTCCCAAGGTGCATATCTGCGACGAGTGTGTGTCGTTGTGCCGCGAGATTATCGAGGAGGACAAAGAGCGCGAGCCCAAGCAGCAAAAGGGCCTCGACGAGATGCGTCCCAAAGAAATCAAGGCGTTTCTGGACGAGCATATGGTCGGCCAGCACCGCGCCAAACGGGTCATCTCGGTGGCGGTCTACAACCACTACAAGCGCATCATGGCTGACGATCTGGCCCTCGAGATGCCCGACATGTTCGACGAGGAGGACGACGAAGTCGAACTGACCAAGGGCAATATCTTGATGATCGGGCCGACCGGCAGCGGCAAGACGATGATGGCCCAGTCGTTGGCCAAAAAGCTCGACGTGCCGTTCACCATCGCCGACGCCACCAGCCTGACCGAGGCGGGTTATGTGGGCGAAGACGTCGAAAACGTCATCAAGAACCTGTGGCTCGCCGCCGACCGCGACGTCGAGCGCGCCAGCCGCGGCATCGTGTGTATCGACGAGATCGACAAGATCGCCAAGGGCGGCTCGTCGCCGTCGGCCACCCGCGACGTGGGCGGCGAGGGCGTCCAGCAGGCGCTCTTGAAGATGGTCGAGTCGTCGGAGGTGATGATCACTCCCGAAGGGAGCCGCAACCGGCCCCAGCAGGAGTTTATCCAGGTCGATACCAGCAATATCTTGTTCATCTGCTGCGGTTCGTTCGACGGCCTCACCGAGATCATCAGCCGGCGCATGGGTGAGCAGCAGATGGGCTTTGGCTCGGAATTGAAGAAGAAGGACGAGAACACCTCCGAGATCCTCAAGTTTGCCCGTCCCCACGACCTGGTCAAATTCGGCCTCATCCCCGAGTTCGTCGGCCGCTTCCCGGTCATCGTCACCTTCGACGAGCTTTCAGAAGATATGCTCGTCGATATCCTGTGGCAGCCCAAGAACAGCCTCGTCAAGCAGTATCAGAAGCTGTTCGAAATGGAGGGCGTCAAGCTGCGCTTCCAGGACGAGGCGATGGTCGCCATCGTGCGCGAGGCCATTAAACGCAAGACGGGAGCCCGCGGGCTTCGCTCCATCCTCGAGGAGGTCATGCTCGACGTGATGTACGAGCTGCCGAGCCTGCGCAACGTGCGTGAGTGTGTGATCACCGAAGAGGTGCTCACCAAGAAGGAGAAGCCGATGCTCGTGTACGAGAAAAAGTCGGCGTAG
- a CDS encoding type II secretion system protein GspG: MKMRLPILLLSLAAAALVAQGCATGDTARTQPAQTTEPPATTTADEQIPPKERAALEEKFCTATLEQLRNDPDRQVPDDCKGVVMRRTEQFGHGENNGYLVTVIVGEDREKIDLGAVVTPAGQVELRSLQTGLNRAAVQEAELGIRNLQTKIDEFFLQSEPRRLPDSLEELEQQNVVDNLPTDPWGNAYIYTKKSATDYEIYSAGPDGQKGTLDDVRVQ, encoded by the coding sequence ATGAAGATGCGCCTCCCGATCCTCCTGTTGTCCCTCGCTGCGGCGGCGCTCGTAGCGCAGGGCTGCGCCACTGGTGACACCGCGCGCACCCAACCCGCCCAGACGACCGAGCCGCCGGCCACCACGACGGCCGACGAGCAGATCCCCCCCAAAGAGCGCGCCGCGCTCGAGGAAAAATTCTGCACCGCGACGCTCGAGCAGCTGCGAAATGATCCCGACCGCCAAGTCCCCGACGACTGCAAAGGGGTCGTCATGCGCCGTACCGAACAGTTCGGCCACGGCGAAAACAATGGCTATCTGGTCACGGTGATCGTGGGTGAGGACCGCGAGAAGATCGACCTCGGCGCGGTGGTCACTCCTGCCGGCCAAGTCGAGCTGCGCTCCCTGCAAACCGGCCTGAACCGCGCCGCCGTCCAAGAGGCCGAGCTCGGCATCCGCAACCTGCAGACGAAGATCGACGAATTCTTCCTGCAGAGCGAACCGCGCCGACTCCCCGACTCACTCGAAGAGCTCGAGCAACAAAATGTGGTCGACAACCTGCCGACCGACCCATGGGGCAACGCCTACATCTACACCAAGAAGTCGGCGACAGATTACGAGATTTACAGCGCCGGCCCGGACGGGCAGAAGGGAACGCTGGACGACGTTCGCGTGCAGTGA
- a CDS encoding TraR/DksA family transcriptional regulator, with translation MSAVSEETLQEIREDLEARRAELINKSKLAQNEIRDSDQYQGGRDSLDESTDEQGMSTRLRFADRDRNLIMKINDALERIANDEYGYCESCEEEINEKRLRARPMTTMCIDCKEEQEREEARTKIRPGMMDEYE, from the coding sequence ATGAGCGCAGTCAGCGAAGAAACACTCCAAGAGATCCGTGAGGACCTCGAGGCCCGCCGCGCCGAGCTGATCAACAAGAGTAAATTGGCTCAAAATGAAATTCGTGACTCCGACCAGTACCAAGGTGGACGTGATTCACTCGACGAGTCGACCGACGAGCAGGGCATGTCGACCCGGCTGCGGTTCGCCGACCGCGACCGCAACCTGATCATGAAGATCAACGACGCCCTCGAGCGCATCGCCAACGACGAGTACGGCTATTGCGAGTCGTGCGAAGAGGAGATCAACGAGAAGCGCCTGCGAGCGCGGCCGATGACGACCATGTGCATCGACTGCAAAGAGGAGCAGGAGCGTGAGGAGGCTCGCACGAAGATTCGTCCCGGCATGATGGACGAGTACGAGTGA
- a CDS encoding phytoene/squalene synthase family protein has translation MSGSTDMVVASREVLAVNSRSFSWASWFLPADRRDDAAVVYALCRLIDDIADESDSAEQARAELKLLRGELEGERDARALVAVFLDVAERRKLDVVYALELIAGVESDLGKVCLRSDRDLLRYCYRVAGTVGLMMCAVLGVDDQRAHAHAIDLGVAMQLTNICRDVLEDAERGRVYLPAKRLRDAGVEPRELLAGEADPEKVSQVVCDLLKLADRYYRSADCGMAYIPARSRLAIVVAARIYRAIGVKLLQNDGDALAGRTIVSGTMKLWWVMVALSVYCSPTIMGVVPADGHDKSLHTALEGLPGV, from the coding sequence ATGAGCGGTAGTACCGATATGGTGGTCGCCAGCCGCGAGGTGCTGGCCGTCAATTCGCGTTCGTTTAGCTGGGCGTCGTGGTTTTTGCCTGCCGATCGGCGCGACGACGCGGCGGTGGTCTATGCCCTGTGCCGGCTGATCGACGATATTGCCGACGAAAGTGACAGCGCCGAGCAGGCGCGCGCCGAGTTGAAGTTGTTGCGCGGCGAACTCGAAGGTGAGCGCGACGCGCGCGCGCTGGTTGCTGTGTTTCTCGACGTCGCCGAGCGCCGCAAGCTGGATGTGGTCTACGCCCTCGAGCTCATTGCCGGGGTGGAGAGCGACCTGGGCAAGGTATGCCTTCGTAGCGACCGAGACCTGTTGCGCTACTGCTACCGCGTCGCTGGCACCGTCGGCTTGATGATGTGCGCGGTGCTCGGCGTCGACGACCAGCGCGCCCATGCCCACGCCATCGATCTGGGCGTGGCGATGCAGTTGACCAATATCTGCCGCGACGTGCTCGAAGACGCCGAGCGTGGCCGGGTCTACCTGCCCGCCAAGCGCCTGCGCGACGCCGGCGTCGAACCCCGCGAGCTACTCGCCGGCGAGGCCGACCCCGAGAAGGTCAGCCAGGTCGTGTGCGACCTGTTGAAGCTCGCCGACCGCTACTACCGAAGCGCCGACTGCGGCATGGCCTATATCCCGGCGCGCTCGCGCCTGGCCATTGTCGTCGCGGCACGCATCTACCGCGCCATCGGCGTCAAGCTCTTGCAAAACGACGGCGACGCCCTCGCCGGCCGCACGATCGTGTCGGGGACCATGAAGCTGTGGTGGGTGATGGTCGCCCTGTCGGTGTATTGCTCGCCCACGATCATGGGCGTGGTGCCGGCCGACGGGCACGACAAGAGCCTGCATACGGCGCTGGAGGGGTTGCCGGGGGTCTAA
- a CDS encoding lycopene cyclase family protein, whose protein sequence is MDVLVVGAGPAGMAASAALARAGLDVGCLAPSHPSPWPNNYGLWEDEIAGLGLADCYDRRWDNPVAYTSKTHAHHLDRVYLRLDNQKLRARLTEWCDAHGVRWLEGFAASTRVNKRGITVLDRHGQEYTAALLIDATGHRPKFVEREQGGANASQAAYGFVGDFDGDPIGGDDLVLMDFREDFLDAGPRRSPEATFLYAMNLGDGRYFVEETSLVHRPAMTFDVLEERLAQRLRARGVPVVGVEDVERCLIPMNSPMPLLDQQVVGFGAAASMVHPATGYQMARMLRTAPELAGVIAEQLGKLGADPKDAAQSAWRTIWPEDQVRARKLWMFGLECLLRLEPAQTRRFFEVFFSLPGEYWKGYMSGTLAPAEIARVMWSLFRVAPMSLRMSLTKTAMGREGWEMIRALAG, encoded by the coding sequence ATGGACGTCCTTGTAGTAGGCGCAGGTCCGGCGGGAATGGCAGCGAGCGCGGCTTTGGCGCGTGCAGGCCTCGACGTGGGGTGCTTGGCGCCGTCGCATCCGTCGCCGTGGCCGAACAATTACGGGCTTTGGGAAGACGAAATCGCCGGGCTGGGTCTGGCCGACTGCTACGACCGGCGCTGGGACAATCCGGTGGCCTATACCAGCAAAACCCACGCCCACCACCTCGACCGGGTCTATCTTCGCCTCGACAACCAAAAGCTGCGCGCGCGGCTGACCGAATGGTGTGACGCCCACGGGGTGCGCTGGCTGGAGGGCTTCGCCGCGTCTACACGAGTGAACAAACGGGGGATCACCGTGCTCGACCGGCACGGCCAAGAGTACACGGCCGCGCTTCTGATCGACGCGACCGGCCACCGCCCCAAGTTCGTCGAGCGCGAGCAGGGCGGCGCCAACGCCTCCCAGGCCGCCTACGGCTTTGTCGGCGACTTCGACGGCGACCCCATCGGCGGCGACGACCTCGTGCTCATGGATTTTCGCGAGGACTTTCTCGACGCCGGCCCGCGCCGAAGCCCCGAGGCCACGTTCCTCTACGCCATGAACCTTGGCGATGGGCGCTACTTTGTCGAGGAGACCTCACTGGTCCACCGCCCGGCAATGACCTTCGACGTGCTCGAAGAACGACTCGCCCAGCGACTGCGCGCGCGCGGAGTGCCCGTCGTCGGCGTCGAGGACGTCGAGCGCTGCCTCATCCCCATGAATAGCCCGATGCCCCTGCTCGACCAACAGGTCGTCGGCTTCGGCGCCGCCGCCAGCATGGTCCACCCGGCCACCGGCTACCAGATGGCCCGCATGCTACGCACCGCTCCCGAGCTCGCCGGCGTCATCGCCGAGCAACTGGGCAAGCTGGGCGCCGACCCCAAAGACGCAGCGCAGAGCGCCTGGCGGACCATCTGGCCCGAGGACCAAGTGCGCGCGCGCAAACTGTGGATGTTCGGCCTCGAGTGCCTCCTTCGCCTCGAGCCCGCCCAGACCCGCCGCTTCTTCGAAGTCTTCTTTTCGCTGCCCGGTGAGTACTGGAAAGGCTATATGTCCGGCACCCTGGCCCCCGCGGAGATCGCCCGGGTCATGTGGAGTCTATTTCGTGTCGCCCCGATGTCGCTACGCATGTCGCTGACCAAAACGGCGATGGGGCGTGAAGGTTGGGAGATGATCAGGGCACTGGCAGGATGA